ATGTTGTTTTAGCTATCGGCAACCCCTATAACCTCGGCCAGACGGTCACGCAGGGCATCATCAGCGCCACCGGACGGGTCGGCCTGAGTCCCTACGGTCGCCAAAACCTGCTACAAATTGACGCTTCAATTAACCACGGCAACTCTGGAGGGGCGCTGGTCAATACCCTCGGAGAACTGGTCGGCATCAACACCCTGTCGCTGGATAAGCGAACCGACGGCGACACGCCTGAGGGTATCAGTTTCGCTATTCCTATTGAGCTAGCCGTTAAAATTATGGATAAGCTCATTCGCGACGGCCGCGTCATTCGCGGCTATATCGGCATCGGCGGCGGAGACCTTAGCCGCGTTCAGGCTCAAAGTGGCCCTTCGATCGCCTACAGGGAATACTGGTCAGGTCGATAACTCCGGGTGGCCCCGCTGACCGTGCAGGCCTACAGGCCGGTGACGTACTGTTAACTGTGAACGGTAAGGCGGCTAATTCAGTTCTGGAAGTGATGGATCAAATCGCTGAAATTCGTCCGGGAACTAATATCCCAGTTGACGTCATGCGAAACGGTCAAAAGATATCCGTCACCATCATGATTCTGGAATATCCAGCGACCTAGGTACAAAAAAGAACCTACAAAATAGAGGGGGAGCATTTGCTCCCCCTTTGCTTTTATTGCGTTCTCATACAGCAGCAGCGGAACTTAGTCCTCTTGCTTTACGCGCTGAATATTCGCCCCTAGGGCATTCAGCTTTTCTTCAATGCGCTCATAGCCGCGGTCAATATGATAAATGCGGTCTACGGTCGTTACGCCGTTAGCAATACAGCCCGCCAGTACCAGGCTGGCAGAAGCCCGCAGGTCTGTCGCCATCACCTGAGCCGGAGAAAGCTTCTCCACGCCGTGACAGATCGCAGTATTTCCCTCAATCTCCGCGTGAGCGCCCATGCGGATCAGCTCAGGAATGTGCATAAAGCGGTTTTCAAAAATCGTTTCGGTAATAACGCCAGTGCCTTCAGCCACCAGATTCAACAGAGAAAACTGCGCCTGCATATCGGTTGGAAATCCCGGATGCGGAGCAGTGCGAACGTTAACGCCGCGTGGACGCTTGCCCTTCATGTCGAGACTGATCCAGTCCTCGCCAGTCTCGATCTCCGCACCCGCTTCTTTCAGCTTGGCTAACACAGCGTCCAGCATGTCTGGGCGCGTGTTGCGGCACATAACTTTGCCGCCGGAAACCGCAGCCGCCACGAGGAAAGTACCGGTTTCGATGCGGTCTGGCAGAACATGGTAAACGCCGCCGCCAAGGCGCTTAACGCCCTCAATCGTGATGCGATCGGTACCGGCACCGGTAATGCGTGCCCCCAGCGTATTGAGGAACTCAGCGGTGTCGACAATTTCCGGCTCGCGAGCGGCGTTTTCAATTACCGTAGTACCTTCCGCCAGCGTCGCGGCGCTCATGATGGTAACGGTCGCGCCAACGCTGACCTTGTCCATGACGATGTGGGCACCCTTAAGGCGACCGTTTACCGTAGCTTTTACGTAGCCTTCTTCAAGCTTGATGTCCGCTCCCAGCTGCTCTAGGCCGCTGATATGCAGATCGACAGGGCGAGCGCCGATGGCACAGCCGCCCGGCAGAGACACTTCACCACGCCCAAAGCGAGCAACCAGCGGCCCCAGCGCCCATATTGATGCACGCATTGTTTTTACTAAGTCATAAGGGGCGCAAAGCTCAGTCACGCTGGAAGCGTCAACGAAGATAGAGCCGTTGCGTTTAATGTTTACGCCTAGGCGGCTGAGCAGCTTGATAGTGGTATCAATATCTTTCAGCTTGGGAACATTTTTCAGTTCTACCGGCTCTTCCGCCAGCAGTGCAGCAAACAGGATAGGCAGTGCGGCGTTCTTCGCGCCTGAAATAGTGACCTCACCGGAAAGGCGCGTAGGCCCCTGTACTCTAAACTTGTCCATAACCGTTATCTCTTAAAGTAAAACTGTCATCATCATGTACTCCTTCAGTGAAGTGATTGTGTGTTTATAGGTATTTTTCTTCACTAAAGGTAAAAAGTGGCTTAGAGGCCGTTCAGTTTGCGATCTCTCGCCCATTCAGCCGGGGTATACACTTTGATCGATAGCGCATGAATACGGTTATCGGAAATATATTCCATCAGTGGAGCATAGATGGTCTGCTGCTGTTTGACTCGGCTCATACCGGCAAAGATTTCACCAATGGCAATGACCTGAAAATGGCTACCGTCACCGGTAACGAGAACGTCCTGCAGGCTTAAAGCATCCATTAAAACTTGTCTGATAAGAGTAGTATCCATGCGCTTTTCTGTGCTCACTGAGTTAAAGATGTCCGGCTCCGGACGGAACCAACGCGTATTCTACGCCTGAAGAGCGGCGAGACGCCACGATCATTATTTCGCGACGATAAAAAAACGTACCGGCACATTTTACGGTGCCGGTACGTGAGCTGATGCAGTCATTAATAGAGGGCAACAGCGTGACTGTCACTATGGTATCACAACCCGTCAGCCTGGCTCAGCAGATACGGCTGAATTATTTGCTGTAGATTATAGAGCGCAATCAGCGACTGCAGCTTCTCCGTCATCCCGGACAGCCTGACAGAGTGCCCTTTAGCAGAAGACTCATCCAGCAGATAAACCAGCATAGCCAGCCCCGGAGAGTCCACGCGCTCAAGCCCGGCGACGTCAAGAGTATGGACATCGGACGCCATCAAAGAGTGGCGCGCAGTCCACAGCGGCATCAGCGTTTCGCGGTTCAGATCGCCGCTTAACGTGACGACGCCGTCAGCAGACTGCTGGCTTAGCGAGGCCGTAGCCATTACTTACTGTCCAGCTTGATAGGCTGCTTAGAAAGAGCGCTCAGCTGGCTGGTTAAACCGTCAACACCGTCACGGCGCAGCGTTTCCGCCCACTCGTTCTGCTTGGTGGTGATCATGCTGATGCCTTCGGCAATCATATCGTAAGCTTTCCATTCACCGGTTTTGCTGTTTTTACGCCATTGGAAATCCAAACGGATTGGCGGACGACCGTTAGTATCGTTAATAGTGATACGGATAGAAATATTATCTTTACCCTCTAGCGGCTGCTCTGGGGAGATCTGATAGCTCTGGCCGTTATACATTGCCAGCGCCTGACCGTAAGCCTGCTCCAGATAGGCCTCAAAGGCAGGCATATAGGCATTGCGCTGAGCCGGTGTTGCATCTTTATAGTAGCGGCCAAGCACCAGCGCCCCTGCATACTTCACCTGAACATAGGGGATCAGCTCTTCTTTTACTACCGTTTTCAGATAGTCAGGATTTGATTTGATCTTAGGCTGTTCGTTCTTTAAGCGATTGAACGTCTTCTCTGCCGCAGCCTGCATTTCCTGATACGGATTGTTTGCGGCAGCGTTCACCGCTAAAGGCGCAACGACAAGAAGCGCGGCCATCATAAAACGTTTAAACATAATGGTTCCTCTTTACTGCTAGTAGTTGTTAGCTAAAAATCAGTGAGCGCTCTGCGGCTGCTCAGCCGGCGCCGATTCCTGCTTATCATCGCCGCTCTTATACAAGAACTGCCCAATAAGGTCTTCCAGCACCATGGCTGGCTTGGTGTCTTTTATCGTGTCGCCGTCTTTAAGAATAGACGTTCCCATCTCCTCATCCTCAAAGCCAACGTTCAAGGCTAAAAACTGCTCGCCGAGCAGGCCCGCTGTGCGGATCGACAGTGAGCTGGTGTCAGGAATGTGGTTATAGCGCGACTCAATGTCGATCGCGACGCGCGGCAGATAGGTTTTCTCATCCAAAGAGATTTCCGTGACTCGGCCAATCAGCACGCCGCCGACCTTAACCGGTGAACGCACCTTCAGGCTGCCGATGTTGTCAAACGTTGCATAGACGCGGTACGTCGGCTCATTCCCCAACGACTTGATGTCCGCTACCTTTAAACATAGGAAAAGCAGTGAACAAAGCCCAATAAGCATAAATACGCCTACCCATATTTCCGTTTTTTTACTTTGCATCGATTTAGTTCCCAAACATCATTGCGGTAAGTACAAAATCCACACCTAATACAGCAAGAGACGCATGTACTACGGTACGAGTTGTCGCCTGACTAATGCCTTCCGACGTTGGAATACAGTCATAGCCGTTGTGCAGCGCGATCCAAGTCACCGTGACAGCAAACACCGCGCTTTTAATAAAACAGTTCAGTATATCGGTATGCCAGCTGACAGAATCCTGCATCGCTGACCAGAAAAATCCGCCGTCAATGCCCTTCCAGTCAACGCCGACCATCGCGCCGCCGAGAATGCCCACGGCAACGAAAATCGCTGTCAGTAAAGGCATGCTGATAAATCCGGCCCAAAATCGCGGTGCGATCACCCGACGCAGCGGATCGATAGCCATCATTTCTAGGCTAGACAGCTGTTCAGTCGCCTTCATCAGCCCGATTTCCGCTGTTAACGCGGAACCCGCACGCCCGGCAAACAGTAAAGCTGTGACCACTGGCCCCAGCTCTCGCAGCAGCGACAGCGCCACCATCATGCCGAGGCTCGCCTCCGCGCTGTAAGTGGTTAATATAAGGTAGCCCTGTAGC
This DNA window, taken from Leminorella richardii, encodes the following:
- the murA gene encoding UDP-N-acetylglucosamine 1-carboxyvinyltransferase — its product is MDKFRVQGPTRLSGEVTISGAKNAALPILFAALLAEEPVELKNVPKLKDIDTTIKLLSRLGVNIKRNGSIFVDASSVTELCAPYDLVKTMRASIWALGPLVARFGRGEVSLPGGCAIGARPVDLHISGLEQLGADIKLEEGYVKATVNGRLKGAHIVMDKVSVGATVTIMSAATLAEGTTVIENAAREPEIVDTAEFLNTLGARITGAGTDRITIEGVKRLGGGVYHVLPDRIETGTFLVAAAVSGGKVMCRNTRPDMLDAVLAKLKEAGAEIETGEDWISLDMKGKRPRGVNVRTAPHPGFPTDMQAQFSLLNLVAEGTGVITETIFENRFMHIPELIRMGAHAEIEGNTAICHGVEKLSPAQVMATDLRASASLVLAGCIANGVTTVDRIYHIDRGYERIEEKLNALGANIQRVKQED
- the ibaG gene encoding BolA family iron metabolism protein IbaG; its protein translation is MDTTLIRQVLMDALSLQDVLVTGDGSHFQVIAIGEIFAGMSRVKQQQTIYAPLMEYISDNRIHALSIKVYTPAEWARDRKLNGL
- the mlaB gene encoding lipid asymmetry maintenance protein MlaB codes for the protein MATASLSQQSADGVVTLSGDLNRETLMPLWTARHSLMASDVHTLDVAGLERVDSPGLAMLVYLLDESSAKGHSVRLSGMTEKLQSLIALYNLQQIIQPYLLSQADGL
- the mlaC gene encoding phospholipid-binding protein MlaC, translated to MFKRFMMAALLVVAPLAVNAAANNPYQEMQAAAEKTFNRLKNEQPKIKSNPDYLKTVVKEELIPYVQVKYAGALVLGRYYKDATPAQRNAYMPAFEAYLEQAYGQALAMYNGQSYQISPEQPLEGKDNISIRITINDTNGRPPIRLDFQWRKNSKTGEWKAYDMIAEGISMITTKQNEWAETLRRDGVDGLTSQLSALSKQPIKLDSK
- the mlaD gene encoding outer membrane lipid asymmetry maintenance protein MlaD, which translates into the protein MQSKKTEIWVGVFMLIGLCSLLFLCLKVADIKSLGNEPTYRVYATFDNIGSLKVRSPVKVGGVLIGRVTEISLDEKTYLPRVAIDIESRYNHIPDTSSLSIRTAGLLGEQFLALNVGFEDEEMGTSILKDGDTIKDTKPAMVLEDLIGQFLYKSGDDKQESAPAEQPQSAH
- the mlaE gene encoding lipid asymmetry maintenance ABC transporter permease subunit MlaE, with the translated sequence MLLQTLASLGRRGIHFIGSFGRSGAMLYGALVGSPEFRKQWPLLLKQLYVVGVQSLLIIIVSGLFIGMVLGLQGYLILTTYSAEASLGMMVALSLLRELGPVVTALLFAGRAGSALTAEIGLMKATEQLSSLEMMAIDPLRRVIAPRFWAGFISMPLLTAIFVAVGILGGAMVGVDWKGIDGGFFWSAMQDSVSWHTDILNCFIKSAVFAVTVTWIALHNGYDCIPTSEGISQATTRTVVHASLAVLGVDFVLTAMMFGN